A region of Selenomonadales bacterium 4137-cl DNA encodes the following proteins:
- the mtnP gene encoding S-methyl-5'-thioadenosine phosphorylase — protein MARIAIIGGTGLYDPRILDNVREERVVTPYGEVEYKVGEYAGKAVAFIPRHGSKHSIPPHLINYRANIWAMKKIGVQSIIATTAVGSLKREMAPGHFVLTDQFIDFTKNRVSTFYEGGDRGVVHVDVTEPYCPALRAVLNAAAAENGIPCHNFGTYVCTEGPRFETPAEIKAYALLGGDIVGMTNVPEVTLAREAEMCYATVSMVTNFAAGISTQPLTHGEVLDAMRTNVENFKKLVMAAIAGLDPEAPCACRRALAEYGGFKL, from the coding sequence ATGGCGAGAATAGCGATTATCGGCGGTACTGGGCTTTATGACCCGCGCATTCTGGACAACGTCCGTGAGGAAAGGGTGGTCACGCCATACGGCGAGGTGGAGTACAAGGTGGGGGAGTACGCCGGCAAGGCGGTGGCTTTTATCCCCCGCCACGGCAGCAAGCACTCGATTCCGCCGCATCTCATCAATTATCGCGCCAATATCTGGGCGATGAAGAAGATCGGCGTGCAGAGCATCATTGCCACGACGGCGGTGGGATCTCTCAAACGGGAGATGGCGCCGGGCCATTTCGTGCTGACCGACCAGTTCATCGATTTCACCAAGAACAGGGTGTCGACATTCTATGAGGGCGGCGACCGCGGGGTCGTACATGTCGACGTAACCGAGCCGTATTGCCCGGCGCTGAGGGCCGTTCTCAACGCGGCGGCTGCGGAAAACGGCATCCCGTGCCATAACTTTGGCACTTATGTGTGCACCGAGGGGCCGCGCTTCGAGACGCCCGCCGAGATTAAGGCTTACGCCTTGCTGGGAGGCGACATCGTCGGCATGACGAATGTCCCGGAGGTGACACTGGCCAGGGAGGCGGAGATGTGCTATGCGACGGTGTCGATGGTGACGAATTTCGCTGCCGGCATCTCTACCCAGCCGTTGACTCACGGCGAGGTGCTCGACGCCATGCGAACCAATGTGGAGAATTTCAAGAAGCTGGTAATGGCGGCCATAGCGGGGCTCGATCCCGAGGCGCCCTGCGCGTGCCGGCGGGCGCTGGCCGAGTACGGCGGCTTCAAATTATAG
- a CDS encoding HAD-IA family hydrolase has product MSYKGILFDLDGTLLDTTDLILKSFQHTIMTHRGCDADMELVKSTFGRPLIEALALMGDDPEAMIKTYREYNIRYHDELAKVFTGVVEVVRKLYDEGVRLAVVTSKTRVTSVRGLRLFDLDKYFPVVIGHEDCQKHKPHPEPVLRALTALGLPAGDCLMVGDSPYDIMSARAAAVKTAAVRWTYVPWKDVAAAGPDHVIEDMAELVALCGIKDY; this is encoded by the coding sequence ATGAGCTATAAAGGCATTCTGTTTGATCTTGACGGGACGTTGCTGGACACGACCGACCTGATCCTCAAATCGTTCCAGCATACCATCATGACTCACCGGGGCTGCGACGCGGATATGGAGCTCGTCAAGTCGACCTTCGGCAGGCCGCTGATCGAGGCGCTTGCCCTCATGGGGGACGACCCGGAGGCGATGATAAAGACTTATCGCGAATACAACATCCGCTACCATGACGAACTGGCGAAGGTGTTTACCGGGGTGGTCGAGGTCGTGCGGAAGCTCTACGACGAAGGCGTAAGGCTGGCGGTGGTGACCTCCAAGACGCGGGTTACGTCGGTGCGGGGCTTGCGGTTGTTCGATCTCGACAAGTATTTTCCGGTGGTGATCGGCCATGAGGATTGCCAGAAGCATAAGCCCCACCCTGAACCGGTGCTGAGGGCGTTGACGGCTCTCGGCCTGCCTGCGGGCGATTGCCTGATGGTGGGAGATAGCCCGTACGATATTATGAGCGCCAGGGCGGCGGCGGTGAAAACGGCGGCGGTGCGCTGGACGTATGTGCCCTGGAAAGATGTGGCGGCCGCCGGCCCCGATCATGTAATCGAGGATATGGCGGAGCTGGTTGCGCTGTGCGGTATAAAGGATTATTAG
- a CDS encoding adenosylhomocysteinase, with product MESIIRDVKLAPQGMDKINWVKEHMPVLNVLNAELSATKPLAGKRMVITMHLEAKTAYLGMVLANAGASVAVTGSNPLSTQDDVAAALASQGVKVFAWHNTTAEEYEHFLHKALDTKPDIIIDDGGDLVSLLHGERADLAANILGGSEETTTGVHRLKALAAAGKLKFPMIAVNDAYCKYLFDNRYGTGQSTWDGIMRTTNLTVAGKTVVVAGYGWCGKGVAMRARGLGANVIVTEVDPIRAAEALFDGYQVMNMLDAAAKGDFFVTVTGCRDVVCREHLKAMKPGAIMANAGHFDVEINKEHLAELTVSSRTVRKNIEEFVFEDGKKVYLLGEGRLVNLAAGDGHPTEIMDLSFAIQALSVLYILENHAKLEKQVYKLPYELDRKVASLKLKAMGIAIDELSTVQTDYLNKA from the coding sequence ATGGAATCGATCATCAGGGACGTCAAGCTCGCTCCCCAGGGTATGGATAAGATCAATTGGGTAAAAGAACATATGCCGGTGCTGAACGTGCTGAACGCCGAGCTGTCGGCGACCAAGCCGCTGGCCGGCAAGCGGATGGTCATAACCATGCACCTTGAGGCCAAGACGGCTTATCTGGGCATGGTGCTGGCGAACGCGGGGGCGAGCGTGGCCGTTACCGGCTCCAATCCGCTCTCGACCCAGGACGATGTGGCGGCGGCGCTGGCCAGCCAAGGGGTCAAGGTGTTCGCCTGGCACAACACGACCGCCGAGGAGTACGAGCATTTTCTCCATAAGGCGCTCGACACCAAGCCGGACATCATCATTGACGACGGCGGCGACCTGGTTTCGCTGCTGCATGGTGAGCGCGCCGACCTGGCGGCTAACATCCTCGGCGGTTCGGAGGAGACGACGACCGGCGTCCACCGGCTCAAGGCGCTGGCTGCGGCCGGCAAGCTGAAGTTTCCGATGATCGCCGTCAACGACGCGTACTGCAAGTATCTGTTCGATAACCGCTACGGCACCGGCCAGTCGACCTGGGATGGCATCATGCGCACGACCAACCTGACGGTGGCCGGCAAGACGGTGGTGGTGGCAGGGTACGGCTGGTGCGGCAAGGGCGTGGCGATGCGGGCCAGGGGCCTGGGGGCCAACGTCATCGTGACCGAGGTCGACCCCATCAGAGCGGCCGAGGCGCTGTTCGACGGCTATCAGGTGATGAACATGTTGGACGCGGCCGCCAAGGGCGACTTCTTCGTTACCGTAACCGGCTGCCGCGACGTTGTTTGCCGCGAGCACCTCAAGGCGATGAAGCCGGGGGCGATCATGGCCAACGCCGGCCATTTCGATGTGGAGATCAACAAGGAGCATCTGGCAGAGCTGACGGTAAGCAGTCGCACAGTGCGCAAGAATATCGAGGAGTTCGTGTTCGAGGACGGCAAGAAGGTGTACCTGCTGGGCGAGGGCCGGCTGGTCAATCTGGCGGCCGGCGACGGCCACCCGACCGAGATCATGGACCTGTCGTTCGCCATCCAGGCGCTGTCCGTTCTTTACATCCTCGAAAATCATGCGAAGCTGGAAAAACAGGTTTACAAGCTGCCTTACGAGCTGGACCGCAAGGTGGCGTCCCTCAAGCTTAAGGCGATGGGCATCGCCATCGACGAACTGTCGACGGTCCAGACCGATTATCTTAACAAAGCGTAA
- a CDS encoding class II aldolase/adducin family protein, whose product MNELMAVRAEVVRTGRAMLDCGLVAGTWGNVSIRVPGTELVAVTPSGRDYRNLRPEDIAVVDLQGKQTAGELTPSTEVPLHLAIYAARPDIGAIVHTHSIFASACAAARRPLPPVIEDLVQLSGGTIEVAAYALPGTEELAANAVAALADRQAVLLANHGAVGCGRTSAEALLACELVEKGAQIYIYANLLGGAQILSDGDVAAMRRFYVEHYRRRQEGEE is encoded by the coding sequence ATGAACGAGCTAATGGCGGTAAGGGCCGAGGTAGTGAGGACGGGACGGGCGATGCTAGATTGCGGCCTGGTGGCCGGTACATGGGGGAACGTGAGCATCCGTGTGCCGGGGACGGAACTGGTGGCGGTGACGCCGTCGGGCCGCGACTACCGGAACCTGCGCCCCGAAGACATTGCCGTGGTCGATCTACAGGGCAAGCAGACAGCCGGCGAGCTTACGCCGTCGACCGAGGTGCCCCTCCATCTGGCGATCTACGCCGCCCGGCCCGATATCGGCGCCATCGTCCATACCCACAGCATTTTCGCCAGCGCCTGCGCCGCCGCCCGCCGCCCGTTGCCGCCGGTCATCGAGGACCTGGTGCAGCTTTCCGGCGGGACGATCGAGGTGGCCGCTTACGCGCTGCCGGGGACGGAGGAACTGGCGGCGAACGCCGTGGCCGCGCTGGCCGACCGGCAGGCGGTGCTGCTGGCCAATCACGGGGCGGTAGGCTGCGGCCGGACGTCCGCCGAGGCGCTCTTAGCCTGCGAGCTTGTCGAGAAGGGCGCCCAGATTTACATATACGCCAACCTCCTGGGCGGGGCACAGATACTCAGCGACGGGGATGTCGCCGCGATGCGCCGCTTTTATGTGGAGCATTACCGGCGGCGTCAGGAAGGAGAAGAGTGA
- a CDS encoding amidohydrolase — MARILLKNGEVYADGSVTKADVAIDGSVIAGVGEVAAGWQADRVIDCTDKLILPGFVNTHTHAAMTLFRSYADDMALMEWLETKIWPAEARLTGDDVYWGTLLAIAEMIRSGTTAFADMYFFMDDVARAVAESGVRAALSRGMAGVAPTAAQALTESEAFYRDWHGGADGRITVMMGPHAPYTCPPDYIKKVTALAAKLGAEIHIHLAETTGEVAGCVKEHGKSPIALMNELGLFDLGVLAAHCVHLSAEDIAILKEKKVRVAHNPGSNMKLASGAAPVPSLLAAGVTVGIGTDGAASNNNLDMVEEMRLAALLSKVATLDPLAVPAGQAVDMATAMGAEALGLGGVTGKLAPGFKADITIVDMAASHWHPRHDRLSLLVYSAAAADVHTVMVDGKVLLDAGRLTTIDEERVKREAGARGLRLVESGRKP; from the coding sequence ATGGCGAGGATATTGCTGAAAAACGGCGAGGTTTACGCCGACGGCAGCGTGACCAAGGCCGACGTGGCTATCGACGGCTCGGTGATCGCCGGGGTGGGGGAGGTTGCCGCCGGCTGGCAGGCCGACCGGGTGATCGACTGCACCGATAAGCTGATTCTGCCAGGGTTTGTGAATACCCATACCCATGCGGCGATGACCCTCTTCCGCAGTTATGCCGACGACATGGCGCTGATGGAGTGGCTGGAGACCAAGATCTGGCCGGCCGAGGCCAGACTGACCGGCGATGATGTCTACTGGGGGACGCTGTTGGCGATTGCCGAGATGATCCGGAGCGGCACGACCGCTTTTGCCGATATGTACTTCTTCATGGACGATGTCGCCAGGGCGGTGGCCGAGAGCGGCGTCCGGGCGGCTTTGTCGCGCGGCATGGCCGGGGTGGCGCCGACCGCCGCGCAGGCGCTGACGGAGAGCGAGGCGTTCTACCGCGATTGGCACGGCGGCGCCGACGGGCGGATAACGGTGATGATGGGACCGCATGCTCCCTATACCTGCCCGCCCGATTATATCAAGAAAGTTACGGCCCTGGCCGCCAAGCTGGGGGCCGAGATCCATATCCACCTGGCGGAGACTACCGGCGAGGTGGCGGGGTGCGTCAAGGAGCACGGCAAGTCCCCCATCGCCCTGATGAACGAGCTGGGGCTGTTCGACCTCGGCGTGCTGGCCGCCCATTGCGTTCACCTGTCGGCCGAGGATATCGCCATTCTCAAAGAGAAGAAGGTGCGGGTGGCGCACAATCCGGGCAGCAACATGAAGCTGGCCAGCGGGGCGGCGCCGGTGCCGTCGCTGCTGGCGGCCGGAGTGACGGTCGGCATCGGCACCGATGGCGCGGCCAGCAACAACAATCTCGATATGGTTGAGGAGATGCGGCTGGCGGCGCTCCTGAGCAAGGTCGCCACCCTCGACCCGCTGGCGGTGCCGGCGGGCCAGGCTGTTGACATGGCGACCGCCATGGGGGCGGAGGCGCTGGGCCTGGGCGGGGTGACCGGCAAACTGGCGCCCGGGTTCAAGGCCGACATCACCATCGTCGACATGGCGGCGAGCCATTGGCATCCGCGCCACGACCGTCTGTCGCTCCTCGTTTATTCCGCCGCCGCCGCCGATGTTCATACCGTTATGGTGGACGGCAAGGTGCTGCTCGATGCCGGCCGCCTGACGACCATCGACGAGGAGCGGGTGAAACGCGAAGCGGGCGCCCGTGGCCTGCGGCTTGTAGAATCGGGTAGGAAACCGTAG
- the queD gene encoding 6-carboxytetrahydropterin synthase QueD, which produces MYELTTIVDFEAAHRLADYPGKCSRLHGHNWRVEVTVAGAGLDGLGMLIDFRILKQEVTRVIETLDHYYLNEIEPFRTVNPTAENIAAYVYRELAGRLPAGVAVQAVKVWESPHSAAVYREG; this is translated from the coding sequence ATGTATGAGCTTACGACGATCGTCGATTTCGAGGCCGCCCACAGGCTGGCCGATTATCCCGGCAAGTGCAGCCGGCTCCACGGCCACAACTGGCGGGTGGAGGTGACGGTGGCCGGGGCAGGTCTGGACGGTCTGGGGATGCTGATCGATTTTCGCATTCTCAAGCAGGAGGTGACGCGGGTTATCGAGACGCTCGATCATTACTATCTGAACGAGATCGAGCCTTTCCGCACCGTCAACCCGACGGCGGAGAACATCGCCGCGTATGTGTACCGCGAGCTTGCCGGCCGTCTGCCCGCCGGAGTGGCGGTGCAGGCGGTGAAGGTATGGGAGTCGCCGCATTCTGCGGCGGTGTACCGGGAGGGGTGA
- a CDS encoding 7-carboxy-7-deazaguanine synthase QueE, giving the protein MEIVEVFSSIQGEGRYVGCRQVFVRLAGCNLACDYCDTPASRQAAMEGRVEATPGGRDFFAVANPLAADALAGYVNSLLRAPHHSVSLTGGEPLCQAEELAELAPKLAGRLYLETNGTMPDELAVVLPYIDIVSMDIKLPSTSGREWWGEHERFLRLAAGRDVFVKVVLTAATGDDEFRRALTLVAAVDRRIPVVLQPVSPVNNVAGIAPEAALRLMAAALEMVDDVRVIPQTHKMMGQL; this is encoded by the coding sequence GTGGAGATTGTCGAGGTTTTTTCCTCGATCCAGGGAGAAGGCAGGTATGTAGGCTGTCGTCAGGTGTTTGTGCGTCTGGCGGGCTGCAACCTCGCCTGCGATTATTGCGATACGCCGGCTTCCCGTCAGGCGGCGATGGAGGGAAGAGTGGAGGCTACGCCGGGAGGACGCGATTTCTTCGCGGTCGCCAATCCTTTGGCTGCTGATGCGCTGGCCGGGTATGTCAACAGTCTGCTCCGCGCGCCGCATCATTCGGTCAGCCTGACAGGCGGCGAACCGCTTTGCCAGGCGGAGGAACTTGCCGAGCTGGCGCCTAAACTGGCCGGCCGTCTGTATCTGGAGACGAATGGGACGATGCCTGACGAACTGGCGGTGGTGCTGCCATATATCGATATCGTTAGCATGGATATCAAGCTGCCGTCGACGAGCGGCCGCGAGTGGTGGGGCGAGCATGAGCGTTTCCTCCGGCTGGCGGCGGGGCGGGATGTATTCGTTAAGGTCGTTCTGACAGCGGCGACGGGCGATGATGAGTTCCGCCGGGCTCTGACCCTGGTGGCGGCGGTGGACAGGCGCATTCCGGTCGTTCTGCAGCCTGTATCGCCAGTCAACAATGTGGCCGGCATCGCCCCGGAGGCGGCGCTGCGGCTGATGGCGGCGGCGCTGGAGATGGTGGACGACGTGCGGGTTATACCGCAGACGCATAAGATGATGGGGCAACTGTAG
- a CDS encoding acetate uptake transporter, translated as MAEGPQKTQVVLANPTGLGLFGLAMVTMVAASQKLGWTTGLSFVIVYAIFLGATAQLVASIFDFFHNNIWGATVFGAYAFFWYAIATAWLMKMGVFGTVLAGAADVQQLGWAFTGYFIFSVLMTVGAMEVNKVIFVIMVLIDVLLGALALNAFGIAAHASHAIAAWTELVISFVTFYACCAVVLNTHFGKPFMPMGKPFGIFK; from the coding sequence ATGGCAGAAGGGCCGCAGAAAACCCAGGTGGTGCTCGCTAATCCGACAGGGTTGGGACTTTTCGGGCTGGCAATGGTGACGATGGTGGCGGCATCGCAGAAACTGGGGTGGACCACGGGGTTATCGTTCGTTATCGTGTACGCAATCTTCCTGGGGGCAACCGCCCAACTCGTGGCGTCGATCTTCGATTTCTTCCATAATAATATCTGGGGCGCCACCGTGTTTGGCGCGTATGCTTTCTTTTGGTACGCGATCGCCACCGCCTGGCTGATGAAGATGGGCGTTTTCGGCACGGTTCTGGCCGGGGCCGCAGATGTGCAACAGCTCGGTTGGGCTTTCACGGGCTATTTCATTTTCTCGGTTTTGATGACCGTCGGTGCGATGGAAGTCAACAAGGTTATCTTCGTCATCATGGTGCTGATCGACGTGTTGCTCGGCGCGCTGGCTCTGAACGCGTTCGGCATCGCCGCCCATGCTTCGCATGCTATCGCCGCCTGGACCGAGCTGGTGATTTCGTTCGTGACCTTCTACGCCTGCTGCGCGGTTGTGCTGAACACGCACTTCGGCAAGCCGTTCATGCCGATGGGTAAACCGTTCGGGATTTTCAAATAA
- a CDS encoding TIGR04086 family membrane protein encodes MAKVTRRTRVNVPTQRLPGAVMAIGAGVLVSLIVSLVAIVFLSVVSLATESLFVESYLRYIMVAVTVTSIFIGSAFAARRAGGAGLLVGMAVGFMYVLISVGVGLEMTQEPVSLLVLANKAFAGIAAGALGGLVGVNL; translated from the coding sequence GTGGCTAAGGTGACCAGACGCACACGGGTTAATGTCCCGACGCAAAGGCTGCCGGGGGCAGTGATGGCGATCGGCGCAGGGGTGCTGGTCAGCTTGATTGTGTCGCTGGTGGCAATAGTGTTCTTGTCGGTGGTCAGTCTGGCCACGGAAAGCCTGTTCGTGGAGAGTTATTTGCGGTACATCATGGTGGCGGTCACGGTTACGAGCATTTTCATCGGCAGCGCATTCGCCGCCCGGCGGGCGGGTGGCGCGGGCCTGCTTGTCGGTATGGCTGTGGGTTTTATGTATGTGTTGATCTCGGTCGGAGTTGGGCTTGAAATGACTCAGGAGCCGGTATCGTTGCTGGTTTTGGCGAACAAGGCGTTCGCGGGGATAGCCGCCGGAGCTTTGGGAGGATTGGTGGGGGTAAATCTTTAG
- the mtnA gene encoding S-methyl-5-thioribose-1-phosphate isomerase has protein sequence MVRSLAWQTDCLRLLNQTALPGSTEYIDCRDWRRVAEAIRRLEVRGAPAIGAAAAFGLVLGARELVGRPGDFRSALLKVAEELRSTRPTAVNLFWAIDRMLAAADRCSGDAEPAAVMSALEKEAVAIAREDEAVNRRISENGAALFPPGSAVLTHCNAGALATVAFGTALGVIGEAWRQGRISRVFADETRPLLQGARLTAWELHQAGIPVTLITDNMAGWVMQRGMVQAAIVGADRITANGDVANKIGTYSVAVLAREHGIPFYVAAPVSTFDFSLDSGADIPIEERGPAEVTSLGGVRTAPDGIEVFNPAFDVTPNRLVTAIITEHGVLRAPYREAIAALRDKKGGN, from the coding sequence TTGGTGCGATCGCTGGCGTGGCAGACAGACTGCCTGAGACTGCTGAATCAGACGGCATTGCCGGGAAGCACGGAGTATATCGACTGCCGCGACTGGCGCCGGGTGGCGGAGGCGATTCGCCGCCTGGAGGTGCGGGGTGCGCCGGCCATCGGGGCGGCGGCGGCTTTTGGCCTGGTGCTCGGGGCGCGGGAACTGGTCGGGCGGCCGGGGGATTTCCGGTCCGCGTTGCTTAAGGTCGCCGAGGAACTGCGGAGTACGCGGCCGACGGCGGTCAACCTTTTCTGGGCTATCGACCGGATGCTGGCGGCGGCAGACCGCTGCAGCGGCGACGCCGAGCCGGCGGCCGTGATGTCTGCGCTGGAGAAAGAGGCGGTGGCCATCGCCCGCGAGGACGAGGCCGTCAACCGCCGCATATCCGAAAACGGCGCGGCGCTTTTTCCGCCGGGGAGCGCCGTTCTGACCCACTGCAACGCCGGCGCACTGGCGACGGTGGCGTTCGGCACGGCTCTGGGGGTTATCGGCGAGGCCTGGCGGCAGGGGAGAATCAGCCGCGTATTCGCCGATGAGACGCGGCCGCTGCTGCAGGGGGCCAGGCTGACGGCCTGGGAGTTGCACCAGGCGGGCATCCCGGTGACGCTGATCACCGATAATATGGCCGGCTGGGTGATGCAGCGGGGCATGGTGCAGGCGGCCATCGTAGGCGCCGACCGGATAACGGCCAACGGCGACGTAGCGAATAAGATCGGCACCTATTCGGTGGCGGTGCTGGCCAGGGAGCACGGCATCCCCTTTTATGTGGCAGCGCCAGTATCCACTTTTGACTTTTCCCTCGACAGCGGAGCGGACATCCCCATCGAGGAGCGCGGCCCGGCCGAGGTTACCAGCCTCGGCGGCGTGCGCACCGCCCCTGACGGCATCGAGGTTTTCAACCCGGCGTTCGACGTCACCCCCAACCGGTTGGTGACGGCTATCATAACCGAACACGGCGTGCTGCGGGCTCCCTACCGGGAGGCAATCGCCGCGCTGCGCGACAAGAAAGGTGGCAATTAA
- a CDS encoding sulfide/dihydroorotate dehydrogenase-like FAD/NAD-binding protein codes for MYEIVKKEVLSPGVLLFDVAAPLIAKKCQPGQFVILRIDEDGERIPLTIADFDREAGTITLIFQEVGHTTRQLGTLNKGDGLLDLVGPLGKATHIDKFGTVVCVGGGIGVAPVYPIARAYKQAGNKVVSIIGARNADLLILEKEMAAVSDELIITTDDGSKGRKGLVIHPLQEMIDAGEKIDVVMAIGPVIMMRSVADVTRPYNIHTVVSLNPIMVDGTGMCGGCRVSVGEKNKFACVDGPEFDAHQVDFNGLMARQRMYHDHEKMERCGGGSCKCNK; via the coding sequence TTGTACGAAATCGTCAAGAAAGAGGTGCTGTCGCCCGGCGTTCTGCTGTTCGACGTCGCGGCGCCGCTGATCGCCAAGAAATGTCAGCCCGGACAGTTCGTCATCCTGCGCATTGACGAGGACGGCGAACGCATTCCGCTGACCATCGCCGATTTTGACCGCGAGGCCGGAACCATAACGTTGATTTTCCAGGAGGTAGGCCACACGACCCGCCAGCTCGGGACACTAAACAAAGGCGACGGGCTCCTTGACCTCGTCGGCCCGCTCGGTAAAGCCACCCATATCGATAAATTCGGCACCGTCGTGTGCGTAGGCGGCGGCATCGGCGTCGCTCCTGTGTACCCGATTGCCCGCGCCTACAAGCAAGCAGGCAACAAGGTGGTTTCCATCATCGGCGCCAGAAACGCCGACCTTCTCATCCTTGAAAAGGAAATGGCCGCCGTCAGCGACGAGCTTATCATTACCACCGACGACGGCAGCAAAGGCCGCAAGGGCCTCGTAATCCACCCCCTGCAGGAGATGATCGACGCCGGCGAAAAGATCGACGTCGTTATGGCCATCGGCCCGGTAATTATGATGCGGAGCGTCGCCGACGTCACCCGGCCGTACAATATTCACACAGTAGTCAGCCTAAACCCGATCATGGTTGACGGCACCGGCATGTGCGGCGGCTGCCGCGTCAGCGTCGGCGAAAAGAACAAATTCGCTTGTGTCGACGGCCCGGAATTCGACGCCCACCAGGTCGACTTCAACGGGCTGATGGCCCGCCAGCGGATGTACCACGACCACGAAAAGATGGAGCGGTGCGGGGGAGGGAGCTGCAAATGCAACAAGTAA
- the surE gene encoding 5'/3'-nucleotidase SurE, which translates to MRILLTNDDGINAPGIQALWRELAAIGDVTVVAPDSERSATSQSITVHHPIRVDQFCIEDPPLCAWRVGGTPTDCVKMAVEALLPAKPDVVVSGINQGANMGTDVLYSGTVSAAIEGALHGIPSIAVSLATSKPADFGPAAVFARKLVLTLTERTLPPDTLLNVNVPPLPADSLTGVEVTRLGVIEYENTFERRQDPRGRIYYWMGGSLKDSGNEEGTDVMALKKGKISVTPIHFDLTNYGIIKLIEEWNLAT; encoded by the coding sequence TTGCGCATTCTTTTGACCAATGACGACGGGATTAACGCGCCGGGAATCCAGGCGCTGTGGCGCGAGTTGGCCGCGATCGGCGACGTGACGGTGGTGGCTCCTGACAGCGAGCGGAGCGCCACCAGCCAGTCGATCACCGTCCATCACCCGATTCGTGTCGATCAGTTTTGCATCGAAGATCCGCCACTGTGCGCATGGAGAGTGGGCGGGACGCCCACCGACTGTGTGAAGATGGCAGTCGAGGCGCTGCTGCCGGCGAAGCCGGATGTGGTCGTTTCGGGGATCAATCAGGGTGCCAACATGGGGACTGATGTGCTGTATTCGGGGACGGTGAGCGCGGCGATCGAGGGCGCGCTCCATGGCATACCTTCGATAGCGGTGTCGCTTGCCACTTCCAAACCGGCGGATTTCGGCCCGGCGGCGGTGTTCGCGCGCAAGCTCGTGTTGACGCTGACTGAGCGGACGCTGCCGCCGGATACGCTGTTGAACGTCAACGTACCCCCGCTGCCGGCCGACAGTCTGACCGGGGTAGAGGTGACGAGGCTGGGGGTAATCGAGTACGAGAATACTTTCGAGCGCCGCCAGGACCCGCGGGGCCGGATTTATTACTGGATGGGCGGCAGCCTGAAGGACAGCGGCAATGAGGAAGGCACCGACGTCATGGCGCTCAAGAAGGGAAAAATTTCGGTGACGCCGATTCATTTCGATCTTACGAACTACGGAATCATTAAGCTTATCGAGGAATGGAATCTGGCCACTTAG